A part of Perca fluviatilis chromosome 15, GENO_Pfluv_1.0, whole genome shotgun sequence genomic DNA contains:
- the ier2a gene encoding immediate early response gene 2 protein encodes MRQAESTNLNVLIVCSGLISKTSCDMEVSVEAKRIMVVALGKLYSSRTQRGGLRLHRSLLLTLVMKSARDMYHEAQTTAESAAPGCEHQQQQQHQSTGEVATEPTGVQTELQGPASLATGKPRTLPGEEVVCSPAELRRDAENKENLCPTPHSRKRRGKAAVEPDFLPCKKAKLEQQLIVNSVLLDYVNCSSELGAHPTPMPLQRAIAAC; translated from the coding sequence ATGCGACAGGCTGAGTCTACCAACCTTaacgttttgattgtttgttctGGACTCATTTCAAAAACAAGCTGTGACATGGAGGTCAGCGTAGAGGCCAAGAGGATCATGGTCGTGGCTTTGGGGAAACTGTACAGCTCCCGCACCCAGCGAGGTGGTCTCCGTCTCCACCGGAGCCTCCTCCTGACTCTGGTAATGAAATCTGCCCGGGACATGTACCATGAGGCCCAGACGACGGCGGAAAGTGCTGCACCAGGATGTGAacaccagcaacaacaacaacaccagtcCACGGGTGAGGTGGCCACAGAGCCTACTGGCGTACAAACGGAGCTCCAGGGTCCCGCTTCGCTTGCCACCGGCAAGCCTCGGACTTTACCCGGAGAGGAGGTCGTATGCTCCCCCGCAGAGCTTCGCCGCGACGCAGAAAACAAGGAGAACCTGTGCCCGACTCCGCACTCCAGGAAAAGACGGGGGAAAGCAGCTGTGGAACCGGACTTTCTGCCTTGCAAGAAAGCTAAACTTGAGCAGCAGCTCATCGTAAATTCGGTTTTGCTGGACTATGTGAACTGCAGCAGTGAACTGGGAGCGCACCCAACCCCCATGCCTCTACAGAGAGCCATTGCAGCGTGTTGA